The following coding sequences are from one Microbulbifer sp. TB1203 window:
- the tssG gene encoding type VI secretion system baseplate subunit TssG — protein MATSRRRQSFTVIERLRREPYCFDFFQAVRLLEHAAVLGGDGYAGEPIAGSSPPSREVVRFSAQSNLSFIGSDILRLEQHQSRGTGQADDEIRQWKMDVGFTGLIGSQGVMPYYLTELVLRELREKNTALRDFLDMFNHRHVSLFYQAWHKYQLPVNYERQHLRKERELDLFSHALASLSGLGTSEMRYRMPLPDEALFGMAGHLGRQQCSAAALASMIRHHFGLNVNIEQFRGQWDELPEDVLCRLPGPEYPQGVNNCLGVNTVLGTMCFQAQNKFRVVVEPMAYDQFMTIAPGSDKLEALKSFIQFSAGVEMDFEISVTLFTGQVVPVQLIDEPDVQPLLGWNTHMSSEHQYDQRVEIALSADRVSPDEALPAA, from the coding sequence ATGGCCACCTCGCGCCGGCGACAAAGCTTTACTGTAATAGAGCGCCTGCGCCGCGAGCCCTATTGCTTCGACTTCTTTCAGGCGGTCAGGCTCCTTGAGCATGCGGCGGTACTGGGGGGAGACGGTTACGCCGGGGAACCGATTGCCGGCTCCTCCCCGCCATCGCGCGAGGTAGTGCGTTTTAGCGCGCAGTCGAACCTGTCATTTATCGGCTCCGATATTCTGCGCCTGGAGCAGCATCAAAGCCGCGGTACCGGGCAGGCCGATGATGAAATCAGGCAGTGGAAGATGGATGTCGGGTTCACCGGCCTGATCGGCAGCCAGGGTGTAATGCCTTACTACCTGACTGAGCTGGTTCTCAGGGAGTTGCGGGAGAAAAACACCGCGCTGCGCGACTTCCTGGATATGTTTAACCATCGCCACGTCTCACTGTTCTACCAGGCTTGGCACAAATACCAGCTGCCGGTCAATTACGAGCGACAGCACCTTCGCAAGGAACGTGAGCTGGATCTGTTCAGCCACGCACTGGCATCGCTCTCCGGGCTCGGTACCAGTGAAATGCGTTACCGAATGCCGCTGCCGGACGAAGCCTTGTTTGGCATGGCGGGACACCTGGGCAGGCAACAGTGCTCCGCGGCCGCCCTGGCTAGTATGATCCGCCATCACTTCGGCCTGAACGTCAATATTGAGCAGTTCCGGGGGCAATGGGACGAATTGCCGGAAGATGTGCTCTGTCGACTGCCGGGGCCGGAATATCCCCAGGGGGTGAATAATTGCCTGGGGGTCAACACTGTGCTGGGCACCATGTGCTTCCAGGCACAGAATAAGTTTCGCGTCGTGGTTGAACCAATGGCGTACGACCAGTTCATGACCATAGCACCAGGCAGTGACAAGCTGGAAGCGCTCAAGTCTTTTATTCAGTTCAGCGCCGGCGTGGAAATGGATTTCGAGATCTCTGTAACCCTGTTTACCGGACAGGTAGTGCCGGTGCAGTTGATTGATGAACCCGACGTCCAGCCGCTGTTGGGCTGGAATACCCATATGTCCAGTGAACACCAATATGACCAGCGGGTGGAGATCGCACTGAGTGCGGACCGGGTTTCTCCCGATGAAGCACTGCCCGCAGCCTGA